One Trichomycterus rosablanca isolate fTriRos1 chromosome 10, fTriRos1.hap1, whole genome shotgun sequence DNA window includes the following coding sequences:
- the kif5bb gene encoding kinesin-1 heavy chain isoform X1 codes for MAAPAECTIKVMCRFRPLNKSEVERGDKYVPKFQGDDNVVVGGKPYVFDHVFPSNTTQEQVYNACAQKIVKDVLEGYNGTIFAYGQTSSGKTHTMEGNLHDPDGMGIIPRIVQDIFNYIYSMDENLEFHIKVSYFEIYLDKIRDLLDVSKTNLSVHEDKNRVPYVKGCTERFVCSPEEVMDTIDEGKSNRHVAVTNMNEHSSRSHSIFQINVKQENTQTEQKLSGKLYLVDLAGSEKVSKTGAEGAVLDEAKNINKSLSSLGNVISALAEGSTYVPYRDSKMTRILQDSLGGNCRTTIVICCSPSSFNEAESKSTLMFGQRAKTIKNTVTVNVELTAEQWKKKYEKEKEKNKTLRNTITWLENELNRWRNGESVPIEEQYDKEKANADVLALDNTVNNDKIASTPNIPGVRLTDAERDKCEAELAKMYKQLDDKDDEINQQSQLVEKLKQQMLDQEELLGSSRRDHDNLQSELMRLQMENEASKEEVKEVLQALEELAVNYDQKSQEVEDKTKEFETLNEELSQKSSVLASLDSELQKLKEMTNHQKKRVTEMMSSLLKDLTEIGIAVGSNDIKQHEGSGVIDEEFTVARLYISKMKSEVKTLVKRSKQLEEAQTDSNKKMDENEKELASCQLRISQHEAKIKSLTEYLQNVEQKKRQLEENVDSLNEELVKISAQEKVHAMEKENEIQTANEVKTAVEQQIQNHREAHQKQLSSLRDELETKEKLITELQDMNQKIMLEQERLRVEHEKLKTMDQDKSRKLHELKVMQDRREQARQDLKGLEETVAKELQTLHNLRKLFVQDLATRVKKSAEMDSDDTGGSAAQKQKISFLENNLEQLTKVHKQLVRDNADLRCELPKLEKRLRATAERVKALESALKEAKENAARDRKRYQQEVDRIKEAVRAKNMARRGHSAQIAKPIRPGQQPVASPTHPNISRSGAGLFSNQPLAIRGGGAKQ; via the exons GGCAAGCCGTACGTCTTTGACCATGTTTTCCCGTCTAACACTACACAGGAGCAGGTGTACAACGCCTGTGCTCAGAAGATTGTTAAAG ATGTGCTTGAGGGTTATAACGGTACAATATTTGCCTATGGGCAGACATCTTCTGGAAAAACACACACTATGGAG GGTAATCTGCATGACCCAGACGGTATGGGAATCATTCCACGTATTGTACAGGACATATTTAACTACATTTACTCGATGGATGAAAATCTGGAATTCCATATTAAG GTGTCATATTTTGAGATTTACCTGGATAAAATTCGAGACTTGCTGGATG TATCTAAGACTAATCTCTCTGTGCATGAAGACAAGAACAGGGTTCCATACGTCAAG GGTTGCACTGAGCGCTTTGTTTGCAGCCCTGAGGAGGTGATGGACACAATTGATGAGGGCAAATCCAACAGACATGTGGCTGTGACAA ACATGAATGAGCACAGCTCTAGAAGTCACAGTATCTTCCAGATTAATGTAAAGCAAGAGAACACACAGACAGAGCAGAAACTGAGTGGAAAGCTCTATCTGGTTGATTTGGCTGGTAGTGAAAAG GTCAGTAAAACTGGAGCTGAGGGAGCTGTATTGGATGAAGCCAAAAACATAAACAAGTCGCTCTCTTCTCTGGGCAACGTTATTTCTGCGCTGGCTGAAGGATCG ACATATGTTCCATACAGAGACAGTAAGATGACCAGGATTCTTCAGGATTCTCTGGGTGGTAACTGCAGAACTACCATCGTCATCTGCTGCTCTCCATCCTCGTTTAATGAGGCTGAGAGCAAATCCACTCTCATGTTTGGACAGAG AGCAAAGACCATTAAGAATACAGTAACTGTGAATGTGGAGTTGACAGCAGAACAGTGGAAGAAAAAGTacgagaaagagaaagaaaagaacaaaacactCCGCAACACCATCACCTGGCTGGAGAACGAGCTGAATCGCTGGAGGAATG GTGAGAGTGTGCCGATTGAAGAGCAGTATGATAAGGAGAAGGCCAACGCTGATGTTTTGGCTCTTGATAACACCGTAAATAATGACAAGATTGCTTCCACTCCTAACATCCCTGGTGTACGCCTGACCGACGCGGAGAGGGACAAGTGTGAGGCTGAACTGGCCAAGATGTACAAGCAGCTGGATGACAAG GATGATGAGATTAACCAGCAATCTCAGCTTGTTGAGAAACTCAAGCAGCAGATGTTGGACCAGGAAGAG CTGCTGGGCTCGTCACGTAGGGACCATGATAACCTGCAGTCAGAGCTGATGCGGCTGCAGATGGAGAATGAAGCGTCTAAAGAGGAGGTGAAGGAGGTGCTGCAGGCTCTGGAGGAGCTGGCCGTTAACTACGACCAGAAGAGCCAGGAAGTTGAGGACAAGACCAAAGAATTTGAAACCCTTAATGAGGAACTCAGCCAGAAATcg AGCGTTTTGGCCTCTTTAGACTCAGAGCTGCAGAAGCTGAAGGAGATGACCAATCACCAGAAGAAGAGAGTGACTGAAATGATGTCTTCACTACTAAAGGACCTGACAGAGATTGGTATTGCTGTGGGCAGTAATGACATAAAG CAGCATGAGGGCAGTGGCGTGATCGACGAAGAGTTTACGGTGGCCAGGCTGTACATCAGTAAGATGAAGTCTGAGGTGAAGACTCTGGTGAAGCGCAGTAAGCAACTGGAGGAGGCGCAGACGGACAGCAACAAGAAAATGGACGAGAACGAGAAGGAGCTGGCCTCTTGCCAACTCCGCATCTCTCAG CATGAAGCTAAGATTAAGTCTCTAACAGAGTACCTTCAGAATGTGGAACAGAAGAAGCGAcagcttgaggaaaatgtagaCTCCCTCAATGAGGAACTTGTGAAAATCAGTGCACAGG AGAAAGTTCATGCTATGGAGAAAGAGAATGAGATTCAGACAGCCAATGAGGTCAAG ACAGCAGTggagcagcagatccagaacCACAGGGAGGCTCATCAGAAACAGCTAAGCAGTCTGAGAGATGAACTGGAGACTAAGGAGAAACTCATTACTGAACTGCAGGA TATGAATCAAAagatcatgctggaacaggagcgtcTGCGGGTGGAACATGAGAAACTTAAAACGATGGACCAGGACAAGAGCCGTAAACTGCATGAACTCAA GGTTATGCAGGACAGAAGGGAGCAGGCCAGACAAGACCTTAAAGGCCTGGAGGAGACCGTG GCTAAGGAACTGCAGACTCTTCACAATTTGCGGAAGCTGTTCGTGCAGGACTTGGCAACTCGGGTCAAGAAG AGTGCAGAGATGGACTCAGATGACACTGGTGGCAGCGCAGCTCAAAAACAGAAGATCTCCTTTCTGGAGAACAATCTAGAACAACTTACTAAAGTCCAcaagcag CTGGTGCGTGATAATGCTGATCTGCGCTGTGAGCTGCCCAAGCTGGAAAAGCGCCTGCGTGCCACTGCTGAGCGGGTGAAGGCCCTGGAATCAGCTTTAAAGGAGGCCAAAGAGAACGCAGCACGTGACCGCAAGCGCTATCAGCAGGAGGTGGACCGTATCAAAGAGGCTGTCAGAGCCAAGAACATGGCCCGCAGAGGACATTCTGCCCAGATTG CCAAACCAATCAGACCAGGACAGCAACCGGTCGCTTCCCCCACCCACCCTAACATCAGCCGCTCGGGAGCGGGGCTCTTCAGCAACCAGCCACTTGCAATCCGAGGAGGCGGAGCTAAACAGTAA
- the kif5bb gene encoding kinesin-1 heavy chain isoform X2, with product MAAPAECTIKVMCRFRPLNKSEVERGDKYVPKFQGDDNVVVGGKPYVFDHVFPSNTTQEQVYNACAQKIVKDVLEGYNGTIFAYGQTSSGKTHTMEGNLHDPDGMGIIPRIVQDIFNYIYSMDENLEFHIKVSYFEIYLDKIRDLLDVSKTNLSVHEDKNRVPYVKGCTERFVCSPEEVMDTIDEGKSNRHVAVTNMNEHSSRSHSIFQINVKQENTQTEQKLSGKLYLVDLAGSEKVSKTGAEGAVLDEAKNINKSLSSLGNVISALAEGSTYVPYRDSKMTRILQDSLGGNCRTTIVICCSPSSFNEAESKSTLMFGQRAKTIKNTVTVNVELTAEQWKKKYEKEKEKNKTLRNTITWLENELNRWRNGESVPIEEQYDKEKANADVLALDNTVNNDKIASTPNIPGVRLTDAERDKCEAELAKMYKQLDDKDDEINQQSQLVEKLKQQMLDQEELLGSSRRDHDNLQSELMRLQMENEASKEEVKEVLQALEELAVNYDQKSQEVEDKTKEFETLNEELSQKSSVLASLDSELQKLKEMTNHQKKRVTEMMSSLLKDLTEIGIAVGSNDIKHEGSGVIDEEFTVARLYISKMKSEVKTLVKRSKQLEEAQTDSNKKMDENEKELASCQLRISQHEAKIKSLTEYLQNVEQKKRQLEENVDSLNEELVKISAQEKVHAMEKENEIQTANEVKTAVEQQIQNHREAHQKQLSSLRDELETKEKLITELQDMNQKIMLEQERLRVEHEKLKTMDQDKSRKLHELKVMQDRREQARQDLKGLEETVAKELQTLHNLRKLFVQDLATRVKKSAEMDSDDTGGSAAQKQKISFLENNLEQLTKVHKQLVRDNADLRCELPKLEKRLRATAERVKALESALKEAKENAARDRKRYQQEVDRIKEAVRAKNMARRGHSAQIAKPIRPGQQPVASPTHPNISRSGAGLFSNQPLAIRGGGAKQ from the exons GGCAAGCCGTACGTCTTTGACCATGTTTTCCCGTCTAACACTACACAGGAGCAGGTGTACAACGCCTGTGCTCAGAAGATTGTTAAAG ATGTGCTTGAGGGTTATAACGGTACAATATTTGCCTATGGGCAGACATCTTCTGGAAAAACACACACTATGGAG GGTAATCTGCATGACCCAGACGGTATGGGAATCATTCCACGTATTGTACAGGACATATTTAACTACATTTACTCGATGGATGAAAATCTGGAATTCCATATTAAG GTGTCATATTTTGAGATTTACCTGGATAAAATTCGAGACTTGCTGGATG TATCTAAGACTAATCTCTCTGTGCATGAAGACAAGAACAGGGTTCCATACGTCAAG GGTTGCACTGAGCGCTTTGTTTGCAGCCCTGAGGAGGTGATGGACACAATTGATGAGGGCAAATCCAACAGACATGTGGCTGTGACAA ACATGAATGAGCACAGCTCTAGAAGTCACAGTATCTTCCAGATTAATGTAAAGCAAGAGAACACACAGACAGAGCAGAAACTGAGTGGAAAGCTCTATCTGGTTGATTTGGCTGGTAGTGAAAAG GTCAGTAAAACTGGAGCTGAGGGAGCTGTATTGGATGAAGCCAAAAACATAAACAAGTCGCTCTCTTCTCTGGGCAACGTTATTTCTGCGCTGGCTGAAGGATCG ACATATGTTCCATACAGAGACAGTAAGATGACCAGGATTCTTCAGGATTCTCTGGGTGGTAACTGCAGAACTACCATCGTCATCTGCTGCTCTCCATCCTCGTTTAATGAGGCTGAGAGCAAATCCACTCTCATGTTTGGACAGAG AGCAAAGACCATTAAGAATACAGTAACTGTGAATGTGGAGTTGACAGCAGAACAGTGGAAGAAAAAGTacgagaaagagaaagaaaagaacaaaacactCCGCAACACCATCACCTGGCTGGAGAACGAGCTGAATCGCTGGAGGAATG GTGAGAGTGTGCCGATTGAAGAGCAGTATGATAAGGAGAAGGCCAACGCTGATGTTTTGGCTCTTGATAACACCGTAAATAATGACAAGATTGCTTCCACTCCTAACATCCCTGGTGTACGCCTGACCGACGCGGAGAGGGACAAGTGTGAGGCTGAACTGGCCAAGATGTACAAGCAGCTGGATGACAAG GATGATGAGATTAACCAGCAATCTCAGCTTGTTGAGAAACTCAAGCAGCAGATGTTGGACCAGGAAGAG CTGCTGGGCTCGTCACGTAGGGACCATGATAACCTGCAGTCAGAGCTGATGCGGCTGCAGATGGAGAATGAAGCGTCTAAAGAGGAGGTGAAGGAGGTGCTGCAGGCTCTGGAGGAGCTGGCCGTTAACTACGACCAGAAGAGCCAGGAAGTTGAGGACAAGACCAAAGAATTTGAAACCCTTAATGAGGAACTCAGCCAGAAATcg AGCGTTTTGGCCTCTTTAGACTCAGAGCTGCAGAAGCTGAAGGAGATGACCAATCACCAGAAGAAGAGAGTGACTGAAATGATGTCTTCACTACTAAAGGACCTGACAGAGATTGGTATTGCTGTGGGCAGTAATGACATAAAG CATGAGGGCAGTGGCGTGATCGACGAAGAGTTTACGGTGGCCAGGCTGTACATCAGTAAGATGAAGTCTGAGGTGAAGACTCTGGTGAAGCGCAGTAAGCAACTGGAGGAGGCGCAGACGGACAGCAACAAGAAAATGGACGAGAACGAGAAGGAGCTGGCCTCTTGCCAACTCCGCATCTCTCAG CATGAAGCTAAGATTAAGTCTCTAACAGAGTACCTTCAGAATGTGGAACAGAAGAAGCGAcagcttgaggaaaatgtagaCTCCCTCAATGAGGAACTTGTGAAAATCAGTGCACAGG AGAAAGTTCATGCTATGGAGAAAGAGAATGAGATTCAGACAGCCAATGAGGTCAAG ACAGCAGTggagcagcagatccagaacCACAGGGAGGCTCATCAGAAACAGCTAAGCAGTCTGAGAGATGAACTGGAGACTAAGGAGAAACTCATTACTGAACTGCAGGA TATGAATCAAAagatcatgctggaacaggagcgtcTGCGGGTGGAACATGAGAAACTTAAAACGATGGACCAGGACAAGAGCCGTAAACTGCATGAACTCAA GGTTATGCAGGACAGAAGGGAGCAGGCCAGACAAGACCTTAAAGGCCTGGAGGAGACCGTG GCTAAGGAACTGCAGACTCTTCACAATTTGCGGAAGCTGTTCGTGCAGGACTTGGCAACTCGGGTCAAGAAG AGTGCAGAGATGGACTCAGATGACACTGGTGGCAGCGCAGCTCAAAAACAGAAGATCTCCTTTCTGGAGAACAATCTAGAACAACTTACTAAAGTCCAcaagcag CTGGTGCGTGATAATGCTGATCTGCGCTGTGAGCTGCCCAAGCTGGAAAAGCGCCTGCGTGCCACTGCTGAGCGGGTGAAGGCCCTGGAATCAGCTTTAAAGGAGGCCAAAGAGAACGCAGCACGTGACCGCAAGCGCTATCAGCAGGAGGTGGACCGTATCAAAGAGGCTGTCAGAGCCAAGAACATGGCCCGCAGAGGACATTCTGCCCAGATTG CCAAACCAATCAGACCAGGACAGCAACCGGTCGCTTCCCCCACCCACCCTAACATCAGCCGCTCGGGAGCGGGGCTCTTCAGCAACCAGCCACTTGCAATCCGAGGAGGCGGAGCTAAACAGTAA